The following proteins come from a genomic window of Methylorubrum populi:
- a CDS encoding energy transducer TonB family protein, which yields MSSYKLRLHQAIGDRARRIRNRSTTDGTATLKLVIAASGEVTASEIRASSGSPYIDGLVLKAVPVGSKLLPIPDELGSSTIAVVVPLRFTPRNR from the coding sequence TTGTCGTCCTACAAGCTCCGGCTCCACCAGGCGATCGGGGACAGGGCCCGGCGCATCCGCAACCGTAGCACGACCGATGGCACGGCGACGCTGAAGCTCGTGATCGCCGCATCGGGCGAGGTCACGGCGTCTGAAATCCGCGCATCCTCGGGCAGCCCCTACATCGACGGTTTGGTCCTCAAGGCGGTGCCGGTCGGGTCCAAATTGCTGCCGATCCCCGACGAGCTCGGGAGCTCCACAATCGCCGTCGTGGTTCCCCTGCGGTTCACTCCCCGAAATCGCTGA
- the argB gene encoding acetylglutamate kinase codes for MTDPLPNVHVRAEILTQALPHMQRYDQEIVVIKYGGHAMGDPAAAEDFAEDIVLLEQSGLKPIVVHGGGPQIGKMLARLGIESEFRGGLRVTDEATVEVVEMVLAGSINKQIVGWIAAEGGRAIGLCGKDGNMVRAKRALRTVKDPDSNIEQAIDLGLVGEPEHVERGVLDAVLKAELIPVLAPVAYGEDGKTYNVNADTFAGAIAGALRAKRLLLLTDVPGVLDKDKNLIQELSVEDCRRLIADGTITGGMIPKVETCIYALEQGVEAVVILNGKVAHAALLELFTDFGAGTLIRRT; via the coding sequence ATGACCGATCCGCTGCCGAACGTGCATGTGCGCGCCGAAATCCTGACCCAGGCCCTGCCGCACATGCAGCGCTACGATCAGGAGATCGTGGTCATCAAGTACGGCGGCCACGCCATGGGCGACCCGGCGGCGGCGGAGGATTTCGCCGAGGACATCGTGCTGCTCGAACAATCCGGCCTCAAGCCGATCGTCGTGCACGGCGGTGGGCCGCAGATCGGCAAAATGCTGGCCCGGCTCGGCATCGAATCGGAGTTCCGCGGCGGCCTGCGCGTCACCGACGAGGCCACCGTCGAGGTGGTCGAGATGGTGCTGGCCGGCTCGATCAACAAACAGATCGTCGGCTGGATCGCCGCCGAGGGCGGCCGGGCGATCGGCCTGTGCGGCAAGGACGGCAACATGGTCCGCGCCAAGCGGGCCCTGCGCACCGTCAAGGACCCGGACAGCAACATCGAGCAGGCGATCGACCTCGGCCTCGTCGGCGAGCCCGAGCATGTCGAGCGCGGCGTGCTCGACGCGGTGCTGAAGGCCGAGCTGATCCCGGTGCTCGCCCCCGTCGCCTACGGCGAGGACGGCAAGACCTACAACGTCAACGCCGACACCTTCGCCGGCGCCATCGCCGGTGCGCTGCGGGCCAAGCGCCTGCTGTTGCTCACCGACGTGCCCGGCGTGCTCGACAAGGACAAGAACCTGATTCAGGAGCTGTCCGTTGAGGATTGCCGGCGGCTGATCGCCGACGGCACCATCACGGGCGGCATGATCCCGAAGGTCGAGACCTGCATCTACGCCCTCGAGCAGGGTGTCGAGGCGGTGGTCATCCTCAACGGCAAGGTGGCGCACGCGGCGCTGCTCGAGCTGTTCACCGATTTCGGTGCGGGCACCCTGATCCGCCGCACCTGA
- a CDS encoding MOSC domain-containing protein, which yields MSQSPALRIAALYRYPVKGLSPEALEAAELETSGYFPGDRLYAIENGPSGFNEVAPRHLPKVAYLMLMRNEALARLRTRFDPATHRLEIEENGQQAVSADLATEEGRSAVADFMKGFLPHELRGAPRVLASPPGYRFTDARDGYVSLVNRASVQAIEDMVGAPVDPLRFRANLYLDGLEPWAENDLLGKVVETSDGVRLKLARRTVRCAAVNVDPETGIRDLAIPPTLSKNLGHSDCGVYAEVLNGGTVRAGEVLNVVG from the coding sequence ATGAGCCAGAGCCCCGCCCTCCGCATCGCCGCCCTCTACCGCTATCCCGTGAAGGGGCTCTCGCCCGAGGCGCTGGAGGCGGCTGAGCTGGAAACCAGCGGCTACTTCCCCGGCGATCGGCTCTACGCCATCGAGAACGGCCCCTCCGGCTTCAACGAGGTGGCGCCGCGCCACCTGCCCAAGGTCGCCTACCTGATGCTGATGCGCAACGAGGCGCTGGCGCGGCTTCGCACGCGCTTCGATCCGGCCACGCATCGCTTGGAGATCGAGGAGAACGGCCAGCAGGCCGTCTCGGCCGATCTCGCCACCGAGGAGGGCCGGTCGGCGGTCGCCGACTTCATGAAGGGGTTCCTGCCGCACGAGTTGCGCGGGGCGCCGCGGGTGCTGGCCTCGCCGCCGGGCTACCGCTTCACCGACGCCCGCGACGGCTACGTCTCGCTCGTCAACCGGGCGAGCGTGCAGGCGATCGAGGACATGGTCGGCGCCCCCGTCGACCCTCTTCGCTTCCGCGCCAACCTCTATCTCGACGGGCTCGAGCCGTGGGCGGAGAACGACCTGCTCGGAAAGGTCGTGGAGACGTCGGACGGGGTGCGGCTGAAGCTGGCGCGCCGCACGGTGCGCTGCGCAGCGGTCAACGTCGATCCGGAGACGGGCATCCGCGATCTGGCGATCCCGCCGACTCTGTCGAAAAACCTCGGCCACAGCGATTGCGGTGTCTACGCCGAGGTGCTGAACGGCGGGACCGTGCGGGCGGGCGAGGTTCTGAACGTGGTCGGATAG